Within Acidobacteriota bacterium, the genomic segment ACGCCCATGTTGGTCGGCTCGGTGATGACGACCACGTCGGGGCGAAGCACGCCTTCCCGGAGGATGTACTGCCAGCAGAGGCCGTCGCAGTCTTCCTCCATCACGGTCCCCGTGACCCAGAGCTGGCAGCCCTCGAGGAGCCCGAGGTCCTTCGCAATCCTCGCTCCATACACCGCCGCCGCGAATCCGGCTTCCTGGTCGCCGGCGCCGCGGCCGTAGACGGTGCCGTCGCGCAGTTCCCCTTTGTACGGATCCCGTTTCCAGGTGGAGGGATCGCCGACACCGACGGTGTCGAGGTGCGCGTCGAGCGCAATGACCCTGGGACCGTCTCCCATGCGGCCGAGGATATTGCCCAGGCCGTCGATCTTGATCTCGTCGAAACCCACCTTCTGCAGTTCCGTGCGGGCGCGCTCGATGACGCCCGCTTCCTCGGCGCTCTCAGATGGAATCGCGATCATGTCGCGAAGAAACTGCACCATGTCGCCCGTGAAGCGCTCGGCGAGGCGTGCGATGTCGGCGTGCCGGTTGTCAGGCATGGGAAGAGAGGCAGTTGACGTAGTTGACTTCGCGCGGCGCGAAGAGCGCGGTGCGGAGCCGGTTCATGATTTCAAAGTATGTGAGATCAACCTCGGTCTCGGCGTCGCCGTGCATCGATCCGACGGGGTCGTGTTCGTCAAAATGTACCTCAAAGCCCGGGCCGGCAAATGACACGCGCCCGCCGGCGATCGCCATCCGGTATTCCGTGCCGGAAAACCGCCCCAGCACGACATCGCGCTCCTGCCGGCGCTCCACGTAAAAGCCATCCTGCAGCGGGACGCGGCGCCACCCCTCTTCGCTTCCGAAGAATCGCGGCTTCAGCACATAGGGGCCGCCGTCTTCCGGGCAGAACACGTCGCAGTTGCCGCAGTCGTTGCAGAAATCGGCGAAGTTCCCGATCTGGTGCCGCTCGGTCAGCGCGACGCGCCCTTCTTCCCGCACCACCCACACCCCGGCCTCGCGGCGCGCCTTGGCGACCGGTAGCTCGGCGGCGGGAAGGGCGAGCGTGAAGTTGGCATCGTTCGGGCAGACCGGCACACATTTATCGCACGTAATGCAGTCGAACAGGATCAGGCGCCGGCCGATCTTGTGAGGCGCCTTACGGTTCTGCGCCGCGTGGTAGCGCGGATCCTGCAAGAGGCGCTCGACGTAGGCGGCCGCGGCCGGGGCATGCCTGCTGAATTCCTCGATCGTGCGGGCGCCGGCCGCGTCCATGCGCTCCGCCAGGTTCTGAAAGTACCGGCGCGCGCGCGCGTACCCGCCCGTCTTGAGCAGGTCCGTGCACGAGGTCACCGGCACCAGGCCGAGGGCGACCGCGTCGGCGAAATTGTGCTGGTCGATCCCCGCTGAGAACGAGATTGGATACCGGTCGCCAAAGCGCTCCCGGAACCGTGCGACCAGCCGCATGGCCAGCACGTGGAGCGGCGGCCCCGACAGGTACATGTCGGTCTCGCTCGACGGAAAGAAATCGCGGTGGTTCTCGACAACCAGCGTGTTCGTGAACTTGACGCCGAAGCCGAGGCCAAGCGAGGCGGCCGTGGCCCCCAGGCGCTCGACCATCCCCGTCATCTGGTCCCACGTCAGCTCGCGCGCGAACGCCCGGTCGGGAATCCGCAGCTCGGTGTAGCCGAGCGCCTCGTTCACGATCCAGCGCGTCTCGTCCCTGCCGAGCAGCATCGGGTTCAGTTTCACGATGCAGTGCAGCCGGTGCTCGCGCAGCAGGTGATCGATGATCCGCTCGATCTCGTCGGCCGGGCACCCGTGAAACGTGCTGAGCGTCACGGTGCGGGAGATGCAAGCAGGAAAGTCGAG encodes:
- a CDS encoding glutamate synthase is translated as MAVLTPYPFPALVRRAFRELQHRHAIFDLPARSFVLGDPSRDFSVRFHGRRAASPFGPAAGPQSQLAQNIVLSWLAGGRIIELKTVQANDRLTIARPCIDMQTVGFNIEWSQELQLQQSLEEYVKAAMLVRMLAASGQLALAPGFGETIYDVSVGYDFNGITSARVQAFIRGMRDASATVERLRSQIPDEYRQHRDLDFPACISRTVTLSTFHGCPADEIERIIDHLLREHRLHCIVKLNPMLLGRDETRWIVNEALGYTELRIPDRAFARELTWDQMTGMVERLGATAASLGLGFGVKFTNTLVVENHRDFFPSSETDMYLSGPPLHVLAMRLVARFRERFGDRYPISFSAGIDQHNFADAVALGLVPVTSCTDLLKTGGYARARRYFQNLAERMDAAGARTIEEFSRHAPAAAAYVERLLQDPRYHAAQNRKAPHKIGRRLILFDCITCDKCVPVCPNDANFTLALPAAELPVAKARREAGVWVVREEGRVALTERHQIGNFADFCNDCGNCDVFCPEDGGPYVLKPRFFGSEEGWRRVPLQDGFYVERRQERDVVLGRFSGTEYRMAIAGGRVSFAGPGFEVHFDEHDPVGSMHGDAETEVDLTYFEIMNRLRTALFAPREVNYVNCLSSHA